From a single Peromyscus maniculatus bairdii isolate BWxNUB_F1_BW_parent chromosome 4, HU_Pman_BW_mat_3.1, whole genome shotgun sequence genomic region:
- the LOC102928161 gene encoding olfactory receptor 8K3-like: MEKPNLTVVTEFILMGITENPELQAPLFGLFLVIYLISVIGNLGIIILTNVDAKLQTPMYFFLKHLAFTDFVYSTTVGPKMLVNFVVDQNAISYYLCATQLAFFLLFIGSELFILSAMSYDRYVAICKPLLYTVIMSHKVCWVLVTITYLYCTFMSLVVTINIFSLSFCGHNVINHFFCDCIPLISLLCSNTHEVELIVMIFAAFDLISSLTVVLMSYLLILIAILRMNSAEGRRKAFSTCGSHLTVVTVFYGTLIFMYVQPESSHSIDTDKISSIFYTLVIPLLNPLIYSLRNKDVKDALQRTWQKIFSTFS, translated from the coding sequence ATGGAGAAACCCAATCTCACAGTGGTGACTGAATTCATCCTAATGGGCATCACTGAGAATCCTGAGCTGCAGGCCCCATTGTTTGGGTTATTCCTTGTCATCTATCTGATCTCAGTGATTGGCAACTTGGGGATCATCATCCTCACCAATGTAGATGCCAAACTACAGACACCGATGTACTTCTTCCTTAAACATTTGGCTTTTACTGATTTTGTTTATTCAACAACTGTGGGACCAAAAATGTTGGTAAACTTCGTTGTAGATCAAAATGCAATCTCCTACTATCTTTGTGCTACACAGctagctttctttcttctgtttattgGCAGTgagctttttattttgtctgcaatgtcctatgaccgctatgtggccatatGTAAGCCTCTGCTCTACACTGTCATCATGTCACATAAAGTATGTTGGGTCCTAGTTACAATTACATATCTTTACTGTACATTTATGTCCCTTGTTGTCaccataaatattttctctttatcctTCTGTGGCCACAATGTCATTAATCATTTCTTTTGTGACTGTATCCCCTTAATATCTTTGCTTTGTTCGAATACACATGAAGTTGAACTTATAGTTATGATCTTTGCAgcttttgatttgatttcttcccttaCAGTTGTTCTTATGTCCTACCTGCTCATCCTGATAGCCATTCTCAGGATGAACTCTGCTGAGGGCAGACGCAAGgctttctccacctgtgggtcccaCCTCACAGTGGTTACAGTGTTCTACGGGACATtgatatttatgtatgtacaaCCTGAATCTAGTCATTCCATTGACACtgataaaatatcatccatatttTATACTCTAGTCATCCCCTTGTTGAATCCCTTGATCTATAGCCTGAGGAACAAAGATGTGAAAGATGCCCTACAAAGAACATGGCAAAAAATATTCAgcacattttcttaa